A window of the Candidatus Cloacimonadota bacterium genome harbors these coding sequences:
- a CDS encoding LPP20 family lipoprotein: MRKILIFLVIFIFVCLSAFAAKKPDWVTKRPIDSNAYIGIGVAQKDTETSEYIQKAKDRALREIASEITVTISGATINQILEKAGVVKEEFESQIQSSTQAQLEGYELVDTWEDKTQYWVYYKLSKIKYTQLRKEKIDKALSLSLDFFTKAEQRKVSNQITEALQLYLQSLNPIEPYLTEPLETMYNGQKIYMLNTIHSSLQQVLSTISLKPVQPEVDATIGKGLDNPILYKALYMTAPISNLPIQFGFIKGEGDLIEYAKTSLDGIALCMVSSIYSADKMQVIKGELALDNLISAEESNPIILDIIKSLTIPSANVLLNVSGPKIFIESTELNFGESLDVNYIEPKLKEKLSEYGYNFVDMKSDADYMIIIDAQSRKGSTVYSMCSAFVDASISVMDMSTYDEIYKNTFSNVKGINNDMDKAGLAAFDNAAAQISAEIIQIMQ, translated from the coding sequence ATGAGAAAAATTCTAATTTTTCTCGTCATCTTTATATTTGTGTGTTTATCTGCATTTGCAGCGAAAAAGCCTGATTGGGTAACCAAAAGACCAATTGATAGTAATGCTTATATTGGCATCGGTGTTGCCCAAAAAGATACAGAAACAAGCGAATATATTCAGAAGGCAAAAGACCGTGCTCTACGAGAGATCGCATCTGAGATAACGGTGACGATCAGTGGTGCTACAATCAACCAGATTCTCGAAAAGGCAGGTGTGGTAAAAGAGGAATTCGAATCACAAATTCAGTCATCCACGCAAGCACAGCTCGAAGGATACGAACTGGTCGATACATGGGAAGATAAAACTCAATACTGGGTGTATTACAAACTATCAAAAATAAAATATACGCAACTCCGCAAAGAGAAGATCGATAAAGCGCTTTCGCTTTCTTTGGATTTTTTTACCAAAGCAGAACAGAGAAAGGTAAGTAACCAGATAACAGAAGCTCTGCAGCTTTATTTGCAATCCTTGAACCCAATAGAACCATATTTAACCGAACCACTTGAGACAATGTATAATGGACAAAAAATATACATGCTCAATACGATCCATTCCTCACTCCAGCAGGTTTTGAGTACGATTTCCCTGAAACCTGTTCAGCCGGAAGTGGATGCAACAATCGGCAAGGGACTCGATAATCCAATCCTCTATAAAGCATTGTATATGACTGCCCCCATTTCGAATCTCCCTATCCAATTTGGCTTTATTAAAGGTGAAGGTGATCTGATCGAATATGCCAAAACAAGCCTGGATGGTATCGCACTATGCATGGTGTCATCAATTTATTCTGCGGACAAGATGCAGGTCATCAAAGGGGAGCTAGCACTCGATAATCTCATTTCTGCAGAGGAATCAAATCCAATTATTCTCGATATCATAAAGAGTCTGACAATCCCGTCTGCAAATGTACTTTTGAATGTTTCCGGTCCTAAGATTTTTATTGAGTCTACAGAATTGAATTTTGGAGAATCCCTCGATGTGAATTATATTGAACCAAAACTTAAAGAGAAACTCTCAGAATATGGATACAATTTTGTTGATATGAAATCGGATGCAGATTATATGATCATCATCGATGCACAGTCGAGAAAAGGTTCGACTGTATACAGCATGTGCTCTGCATTTGTGGATGCATCTATTTCTGTTATGGATATGTCCACCTATGATGAGATTTATAAAAACACGTTTTCGAATGTAAAAGGTATAAACAACGATATGGATAAAGCAGGGCTGGCAGCCTTCGATAATGCAGCAGCACAGATCTCTGCAGAGATTATCCAGATCATGCAATAG
- a CDS encoding TRAP transporter permease → MSKGIFSNVHSLIISFIALAWALFQLALPYFIILDSVSIRAIHLAFALCLVFLTIPFRKPKDQKGYCFRDNNIPVLDYILAIIAAGAALYIMLDWTGVCMRSGRPILRDVIISFTLIVLLLEAARRSLGPALTLISVLFTIYAFLGPYLPRIFAFKGVSLTKYISQIVLSTEGIYGIPLDVSATTVFLFVLLGAMLERVGAGQFFNRVAISLLGRFKGGPAKAAVVSSGLTGIVSGSSIANVATTGTFTIPLMKKVGYPAKIAAATEVAASTNGQLMPPIMGAAAFIIAEYLGLPYIDVIKAAAIPAVVSYIALFYITHLEASKRGMKGLPIEEIPKFRNVMRKGFYFLIPLIILIYELIALRHSPNLAAFNAIISLMVIVFVREIINAKKEKDSILNSIKRSLGIISEGLINGSKNMLSVAVATATAGIVVGIVTMGIGSMIVGIVETLSGGNILLLLIITAIASLILGMGLPTTATYIVMASITVPVIIKLSAVHSMNPIPAISAHLFCFYFGILADDTPPVGLAAYTAAAIAKSDPIPKGVQGFIYDLRTAVIPFMFVFNTELVLYGINSFAHAMFIFGMATLGALAFTNAVQGWFIIKNKLYETILFLITSIIFFYPGFVTKLLHISDGFRYYFYIAGFALYGMLYFLQKYRSKTYHETGFQNS, encoded by the coding sequence ATGTCTAAAGGAATTTTTAGTAATGTTCATTCATTGATCATCTCATTTATTGCTCTGGCATGGGCACTTTTTCAGCTTGCACTGCCATATTTCATTATTCTCGATAGTGTGTCGATCCGGGCAATTCACCTTGCTTTTGCACTCTGTCTTGTTTTTTTAACGATTCCATTCAGAAAGCCAAAGGATCAGAAGGGATATTGTTTTCGGGATAATAACATTCCAGTTCTGGATTACATACTTGCAATAATTGCCGCAGGTGCAGCATTGTATATCATGCTGGACTGGACCGGCGTATGTATGCGCTCTGGTCGTCCAATTCTTCGAGATGTCATCATAAGTTTTACTCTTATTGTTTTACTATTGGAAGCTGCCAGACGTTCTCTTGGTCCAGCATTGACATTGATCTCGGTTCTTTTTACAATTTATGCTTTTCTTGGACCGTACCTACCCAGGATTTTTGCATTCAAAGGAGTTTCGTTAACAAAATATATCAGCCAGATAGTGCTTTCAACTGAAGGGATTTACGGCATTCCGCTCGATGTATCAGCAACAACGGTTTTCCTCTTTGTTCTTTTAGGAGCAATGCTTGAACGAGTAGGAGCAGGGCAGTTTTTTAATAGAGTTGCTATTTCACTACTTGGTCGTTTCAAGGGAGGTCCTGCAAAAGCTGCGGTTGTTTCCAGCGGCTTAACTGGTATTGTGTCCGGCTCGAGTATCGCGAATGTTGCAACAACGGGTACGTTTACCATTCCACTCATGAAGAAGGTTGGTTATCCCGCTAAAATAGCTGCTGCCACAGAGGTTGCTGCGAGCACGAATGGGCAGCTCATGCCACCGATCATGGGTGCAGCTGCATTCATCATTGCTGAATATCTCGGATTGCCTTATATCGATGTCATCAAAGCAGCTGCAATTCCTGCAGTTGTTTCATACATTGCACTCTTTTATATTACACACCTTGAAGCATCTAAACGCGGTATGAAGGGATTACCGATCGAAGAAATACCAAAATTTCGAAATGTCATGAGGAAAGGATTTTATTTCCTTATCCCGCTCATTATACTCATTTATGAACTCATCGCTCTCAGACATTCACCGAATCTTGCTGCCTTTAATGCCATCATATCCCTGATGGTGATCGTATTCGTTCGTGAGATCATAAATGCCAAAAAGGAAAAAGATAGTATTCTCAATTCGATAAAAAGGAGTTTAGGAATTATATCTGAAGGTCTGATAAACGGTTCTAAGAATATGCTGTCTGTGGCGGTTGCAACTGCAACTGCTGGGATTGTTGTTGGTATAGTCACGATGGGTATCGGCAGTATGATCGTTGGGATCGTTGAGACTCTTTCTGGGGGAAACATCCTTCTCCTTCTTATCATAACTGCAATTGCCAGCTTGATTCTCGGAATGGGACTTCCCACAACAGCAACGTATATAGTGATGGCATCCATAACCGTACCAGTCATCATCAAGCTCAGTGCAGTGCATAGCATGAATCCGATACCTGCGATCTCAGCACATCTTTTCTGCTTTTATTTCGGTATTCTTGCTGATGATACACCACCGGTCGGACTTGCAGCATACACTGCGGCTGCGATAGCCAAATCAGATCCGATCCCGAAAGGTGTTCAGGGTTTCATATACGATCTTCGTACAGCAGTTATTCCATTCATGTTCGTCTTTAATACCGAACTTGTTCTCTATGGCATCAACAGTTTTGCCCATGCAATGTTCATCTTCGGTATGGCAACGCTGGGAGCACTGGCATTCACCAACGCTGTTCAGGGTTGGTTCATCATCAAGAACAAATTGTATGAAACGATCTTATTTTTGATTACATCTATTATTTTCTTTTATCCGGGATTCGTAACGAAACTCCTTCATATTTCTGATGGCTTTAGATATTATTTTTACATTGCAGGTTTCGCACTCTATGGAATGCTCTATTTCCTTCAAAAATATCGAAGTAAAACATACCATGAAACGGGATTTCAAAATTCTTGA
- a CDS encoding GNAT family N-acetyltransferase translates to MDKEINIRFEKNNPITADELIDVFKSVEWRKNPENIVEAFRNSYYITAYDGNTLVGFARAISDGYYYTNIFDVIVRPEYHTRGIGKRMMNMLREKFKGTYFFLTYTEGRKEFYQKCGFEQNDRAMWIQIHQS, encoded by the coding sequence ATGGATAAAGAGATTAATATCAGATTTGAGAAAAACAATCCTATTACTGCAGATGAACTGATCGATGTTTTCAAGAGTGTGGAATGGAGAAAAAATCCCGAAAATATCGTTGAAGCATTTCGTAATTCGTATTATATTACTGCATATGATGGCAATACACTTGTCGGCTTTGCTCGTGCAATATCTGACGGATATTACTACACAAATATTTTTGATGTCATCGTTCGACCGGAGTATCATACGAGAGGTATCGGCAAACGTATGATGAACATGCTCAGAGAAAAATTCAAAGGTACATATTTCTTTTTAACCTATACCGAAGGACGTAAAGAGTTCTACCAAAAATGCGGATTTGAGCAAAACGATCGGGCCATGTGGATACAAATCCATCAATCATAA
- a CDS encoding DUF4180 domain-containing protein, with protein sequence MDIIKILKENDSIFAECDHTTKLVSSEQDAVDLIGFCGYHQTNNLLLYTDNVDESFFDLKSQLAGKVLQKCMNYYMRVAMVLSLDIQDNKRFSEMVLETNKGNHFRIFKTRDEAIDWLTHG encoded by the coding sequence ATGGATATAATAAAAATTCTCAAAGAGAATGATTCGATCTTTGCGGAGTGTGATCACACAACGAAGCTTGTTTCAAGTGAACAGGATGCAGTCGATCTCATCGGATTCTGCGGGTATCATCAAACAAATAATTTACTGCTCTACACCGATAATGTTGACGAGAGCTTTTTTGATCTGAAATCTCAGCTTGCCGGTAAAGTTTTGCAGAAATGTATGAATTATTATATGAGAGTGGCAATGGTTCTATCCTTAGATATACAAGATAACAAACGATTCTCCGAAATGGTTCTTGAAACGAATAAAGGTAACCATTTCCGAATATTCAAGACAAGAGATGAAGCAATAGATTGGCTTACTCATGGATAA
- a CDS encoding GGDEF domain-containing protein, whose amino-acid sequence MYFQIVKNAIIIIGAILLLVSLFQLQQLMRHLPEGSLKKKWYILSILIVIFIIGYVVFLVVEWNAFNDPSCLIVPFIFFFGAVFVLLTSSLAMQTARDLLRISRLERENVTDPLTHLYNRRHFDRRLADEINRAHRYGSPLVLFMVDVDHFKKINDKYGHDVGDKVLKKISSLLQKNVRNTDVIARYGGEEIAIIAPETKIEVASILGERLREAIETEILVRANNKHDDIRATVSIGIAELGKDIHQNDQFVKCADTALYKAKESGRNRVIHC is encoded by the coding sequence ATGTATTTTCAAATAGTAAAGAATGCAATCATTATAATCGGAGCGATACTTTTGTTAGTGTCACTCTTTCAGTTGCAGCAACTGATGAGGCACCTACCTGAGGGATCATTAAAGAAAAAGTGGTATATTTTAAGTATCCTGATCGTTATCTTTATTATTGGTTATGTTGTATTTCTCGTCGTTGAATGGAATGCATTCAATGATCCTTCCTGTTTGATCGTGCCGTTTATCTTTTTCTTTGGCGCGGTGTTCGTTCTGCTCACCAGTTCTCTTGCAATGCAAACAGCTCGTGACCTTCTTCGGATCAGCAGACTCGAACGGGAAAACGTAACCGATCCTTTGACCCACCTCTATAACAGAAGGCATTTTGACAGAAGACTTGCGGATGAGATAAATAGAGCACATCGATATGGTTCTCCGCTCGTACTTTTTATGGTCGATGTTGATCATTTTAAGAAGATCAATGATAAATATGGTCATGATGTTGGGGATAAAGTTTTGAAGAAGATCAGTTCCCTTTTGCAAAAAAACGTGAGAAATACTGATGTCATAGCAAGATATGGTGGAGAAGAGATTGCAATCATAGCTCCTGAAACAAAGATCGAAGTCGCGAGTATTCTTGGTGAAAGACTCAGAGAAGCTATCGAGACCGAAATTCTCGTCCGAGCAAATAATAAACATGATGATATACGGGCTACAGTCAGTATTGGCATTGCAGAACTTGGAAAGGACATACATCAAAACGATCAATTTGTAAAGTGTGCAGATACAGCCCTGTATAAAGCAAAAGAAAGTGGAAGGAATCGTGTCATACATTGTTGA
- a CDS encoding GGDEF domain-containing protein has product MNLLKNWMIIIGAIIMIISLYPMQQIKKKLPEGPLRSKWDLLSILILFFFAGYIVFVVAQWNRNLTASDFIVPFIFFFGAIFALLTSSLAVQTAMDILRINKLEQDNITDPLMEINNRRHFDMRLIEEISRAHRYNSPLALFMVDVDHFKKINDTFGHDIGDDVLVELGRLIQDQVRRNDIVARYGGEEITIIAPETTIEVARTLGERLRSTIEDTVLVKKTNSHPAIKATVSIGISGLTKNIVSMKDFIQKADVALYEAKSNGRNKVVVFEES; this is encoded by the coding sequence TTGAATCTATTAAAAAATTGGATGATCATCATTGGTGCGATCATAATGATTATTTCACTGTACCCAATGCAGCAGATCAAAAAGAAGTTGCCAGAAGGTCCCCTGCGTAGCAAATGGGATCTGCTCAGCATCCTGATCCTGTTTTTCTTTGCTGGATATATTGTTTTTGTTGTTGCACAATGGAATAGAAATCTAACAGCCTCCGATTTTATTGTTCCTTTCATATTTTTCTTTGGTGCAATCTTTGCTCTTTTAACAAGCTCACTCGCAGTGCAGACCGCAATGGACATTCTCCGCATAAACAAACTTGAGCAGGATAATATCACCGATCCGCTTATGGAGATCAATAATCGCCGTCATTTTGATATGCGGCTGATTGAAGAGATCAGCAGAGCTCATCGATATAATTCTCCACTTGCATTGTTCATGGTCGATGTTGACCATTTTAAAAAGATAAATGATACTTTTGGACACGACATTGGCGATGATGTACTGGTTGAATTGGGTAGACTTATTCAGGATCAGGTACGAAGGAACGATATCGTTGCTCGGTACGGTGGAGAAGAAATAACGATCATTGCACCTGAGACAACCATTGAAGTTGCCCGTACTCTTGGAGAACGTCTTAGATCGACAATCGAAGATACTGTATTAGTAAAAAAAACCAATTCTCATCCAGCAATAAAAGCTACTGTCAGTATAGGGATTTCCGGACTTACTAAAAATATTGTCAGTATGAAGGATTTCATACAAAAGGCTGATGTGGCTTTATACGAAGCTAAATCAAATGGACGTAATAAGGTTGTCGTTTTTGAGGAATCATAA
- a CDS encoding TAXI family TRAP transporter solute-binding subunit: MKFTHIILIIVLLFLIISCAKHDITFVTIGTGGVTGVYYPTGGAISRMVNNNFKEYGIKATVESTAGSVYNINSVLSGDLDFGIAQSDRQYQAIKGLSEWAEIGPQNKLRSVFSIHPEAITLIASDKSGVYTIRDLVGKKVNLGNPGSGQLQNSRDVLNAFNVGEDMLGAEYVKAVEAPGLVQDERMDAFFYTVGHPNGNIKEATSGRIKVHIVPIEGAPIDALLDELPYYDKAIIPHEYYELSTNTQDVPTIGVKATLVTSSDVSDDIVYAFTKEVFENFDEFKTLHPAYGTLTKESMLKGLSAPLHPGALKYYKEAGLIDYIKPSLIQTDM; encoded by the coding sequence ATGAAATTTACACACATTATTTTAATAATCGTCCTTCTTTTTCTAATAATTTCATGCGCAAAACATGATATTACTTTTGTTACCATCGGAACAGGCGGAGTAACCGGTGTTTATTATCCAACCGGGGGAGCTATCAGCAGGATGGTGAACAACAATTTCAAAGAATACGGCATCAAAGCAACAGTCGAATCCACAGCTGGTTCGGTGTATAATATTAATTCAGTCCTCAGTGGTGACCTCGATTTCGGTATTGCACAATCCGATAGACAATATCAAGCTATCAAAGGGCTTTCTGAATGGGCTGAGATAGGACCACAAAACAAATTGAGATCAGTGTTTTCAATACATCCGGAAGCAATAACATTGATTGCTTCTGACAAAAGTGGTGTTTATACCATACGGGATCTTGTAGGTAAGAAGGTTAATCTTGGCAACCCAGGCTCGGGACAACTTCAAAATTCCAGGGATGTCCTTAATGCTTTTAATGTTGGTGAAGATATGCTCGGAGCAGAATATGTAAAAGCTGTCGAAGCGCCGGGACTCGTCCAGGATGAGCGTATGGATGCCTTTTTCTATACGGTAGGTCATCCGAACGGTAATATCAAAGAAGCAACATCCGGACGTATAAAAGTTCATATCGTGCCTATTGAGGGAGCACCGATCGATGCTCTGCTTGATGAGCTTCCATACTACGATAAAGCAATTATTCCTCATGAATATTATGAACTTTCCACGAATACTCAAGACGTACCAACGATCGGCGTGAAAGCAACTCTGGTCACTTCTTCCGATGTTTCTGATGATATTGTGTATGCATTCACAAAAGAAGTATTTGAGAACTTTGATGAATTTAAAACCCTTCATCCAGCATATGGCACTCTTACAAAAGAGAGTATGCTGAAAGGGCTGTCTGCTCCTCTTCATCCCGGAGCTTTGAAATATTACAAAGAAGCAGGATTAATTGATTATATAAAACCCTCACTCATTCAAACCGATATGTAA